The Nocardioides ochotonae genome segment ACCGCGTCGGCCACGGCAGCCGCCAGCCCGCCTCGGTCACGGACGTCGACCACCCGGCCCAGCACCCGGTCACCGTGTCGCGCCATAACCGCGTCGAGCTCCTCGGGCGTGGCCTTCGGCGGTCCCTCGCAGGAGTCCAGTGCCATCACCCGGTAGCCGTCCGCGACCAGCCGGTCGACGGTGGCCGCCCCGATGCCGCGGGCCGCCCCCGTGACCAGCGCCGTCCGGGTCACGGGAGGACCGCGGCCAGTCGGCCGGTGATGTCGGAGACCATCGCCTCCAGGACGGTCCGCCCCTCGTCTCCGGTGGCGCCGGTGGGGTCGCCCAGCACCCCGTTGGCCGAGACGGCGGCGACGCCGCCGCGCACGAGGGTCGGCAAGATCTCCGACAGCGGCCGGCAGTCGCCCGCCTCGGCCATCTCCAACCGGACCAGGTGGGGGGCGAGGTGCAGCAGCAGCGAGGTCTCCGTGCGGCCCGCATGCAGGTCGACCTCCTCGGTGGCGCAGGCCACCCACTGCACGGCGTGGCCCTCGCCGACCAGCTGGTCGACCGCCCCGCGCAAGGCGACCAGGTTGCCGCCGTGGGCGTTGACGAGGACCACCCGATCCACCCAGGTGCGCAGCGATCGGACCAGCTCGACCACGACGAACCGCAGCGCCTCGGTGCCGATCGAGGTCGTGCCCGGGAAGGACTGGTGCTCCCCGCTCGAGCCGTAGGACAGCGCCGGGGCGACCCAGACCCCCTCCCCCGGCCCGCCGAGCCGTCGGGCGACGGCCTCGGCGACGGCGGTGGCGATCAGGGTGTCGGTCTCCAGCGGCAGGTGTGGGCCGTGCTGTTCCGTGGAACCCACCGGCACCAGCACCACGCGCGCACCGATGGTCTCGCGCGAGGTGGCCGCGGCCAACCCGACCGTCACGGCCCCCACGCCTCAGGCCTCGAGTGCGTGCCGCGCGCCGGACACGCCGCCGGGGGTGCCGCCCGCGGCGTGCCGCGCGCCGGACACGCCGCCGGGGGTGCCGCCCGCGGACCGGTGGAAGCCCTCGGGCACGAGGAGGTGCTCGGGGGTGACCTCGTGGATGGAGGAGACCCCGAGGCCCATCAGCGCCGAGTCGATACCGGAGCGGAGGACGTCGAGCACGTTGCCCACGCCCTGCTCGCCGTTGGCCGCGAGGCCCCACAGATAGGCGCGACCGATCATCACGGCGCGAGCGCCGAGGGCGACCGCCTTGACCACGTCCGAACCACGACGGATGCCGCCGTCCATCACCACCTCGAGGTCCGAGCCGACCGCGTCGGCGATCGGCTTGACCAGGCGGATGGCTGCCGGGGTGCCGTCGAGGTTGTTGCCACCGTGGTTGGAGACCGAGATGGCGGCGGCTCCGGCGTCGCGGGCCCGCAGGGCGTCGTCGATCCGGCAGACGCCCTTGAGCATGAACGGCTTGCCACCACTGATCTGGCTCCACTGCTCGCGCATCCAGGCCACGTCGTCCCAGGACGGCGGCGGAGTGGTCATCCACTCGTAGTAGGCACCGAAGAAGGTGGGTGCCTCCCCGCCGGGCGGGGCGAGGTTGGGGGCGGTCAGGTCGGGGATCTGGCCGGTACGGCCGAACTCCCAGAGCCAGCGCGGTTTGGTGACCACCTTCGGGGCCATGCGCACCATGGTGGCGAGGTCGACCTTCTCGGGGATCTCCGGGCTGCCCCAGTCGCGGCCCATGGAGAAGGACCAGTCCAGGGTCGCGATCAGGCCGACCGCGCCGGCGGCGTGGGCGCGCTGCATCCGCTGGACGACGACGTCACGGTTCCCGGTCCAGTACATCTGGAAGAACGTGGTCGCGCCGGTGGCGGTGACCTCCTCGACCGCCTTGGAGGCGAAGTTGGACAGTCCCATCAGGGTCCCCCGTGAGGCAGCCGCGCGGGCCACCGCGACCTCGCCATCGGGGTGGACCGCCTGCACGCCGGTGGGGCTGATCAGCACGGGCAGTGAGATCTGGTGGCCGAGCACCTCGGTCGTCATCGACCGCTCCGCCTGCTGTCCGGCGACATGCGGTGCCAGACCGATCTCGGCGAAGGCGGCCTGGTTGTCGCCGACGGTCTGGCCGCGCTCGGATCCGGCGACCAGCGCGCCGTACACCGGGGCGGGCAACCGCTTGCGGGCCCGCTCCTGGGCGACCGCGACGGACTCGAACCAGGGGTTCTGCTTCCAGGGGTTCTTCAGCCATTCCGGCTTCTCGATCGAGCGCATGAGGAAGGTCCTTTTAGATCGGAGGAGGAACGAAGCCCGCGAGCGGACTCTCGGCACAGGCCGAGGTCGGGGGCGCGGCGGGTGCCAGGAGCATGTCCGGGCGGCGGGAGAGGGTGAGCATCACCGGCTGGTTGCGGGAGGGGGTGGCCTTCGAGTGGTCCTGGCTCGCGGCCGGGATGGTGCGCTCGCCCTCGAGCGCCGCCTCGCCGTACCCCTGCACACACTCGGGGTCGGGGCCGTCGAGCGGTAGGCCGGTGAAGAACTTCGCCGCCATGCAGCCACCGCGGCAGGCGTCGAAGAACTGGCACGACGAGCAGGCGCCGCCGGTCTGCGGCGAGCGCAGCTCGGTGAAGAGGTCCGACTCCTGCCAGACCTTCTTGAACCCGCCCTCGGCGAGCAGGTTGCCGGCCAGGAAGTTGTCGTGGATCGCGAACGGGCAGGCGTACACGTCGCCGATGGGGTCGATCAGGCAGACCACCCGGCCGGCGCCGCAGAGGTTCAGGCCGGGAAGCGCCTCACCGAAGGCAGCGAGGTGGAAGAACGAGTCACCGGTCAGCACGCCCTCGCCGTGGGCCATCAGCCAGTCGTAGAGCTCGCGCTGCTGCTCGGGCAGCGGGTGGAGCTCGTCCCAGACGTCGGCACCGCGGCCGGACGGACGCAGCCGGGTGAGGCGCAGGGTGGCGCCGAAGCGGTCGGCAAGCGCCTTGAACTCGTCGAGCTGGCCGATGTTCTGCCGGGTGCAGACGACGCTGATCTTGGCGTCGGAGAAGCCCGCGTCCTGGAGGTTCTGCAGCGCCGTGAGCGCGGTGTCGTAGGAGCCCGGGCCACGGACGTAGTCGTTGACCTCGGCGGTCGCCCCGTCGAGGGAGATCTGCACGTCGACGTAGCCGTTGCAGGCCGGCGAGGCGAGGAACGCAGCCCGCTCGGGGGTCAGTCGGACGCCGTTGGTCGAGAACTTGACCCCCACCTGGTGGTCCACGGCGTACTGCAGCAGGTGCCAGAAGTCCGGGCGGATGGTGGGCTCGCCGCCGCCGATGTTGACGTAGAAGACCTGCATCCGCTGGAGCTCGTCGATCACTGCCTCGCACTGCTCGGTGGTGAGCTCGCGGGGGTCGCGGCGGCCGCTGCTGGACAGGCAGTGGGCGCACTCCAGGTTGCAGGCGTAGGTCAGCTCCCAGGTCAGGCAGATCGGAGCGTCGAGGCCGAGCTCGAACTGCTCGACGAGCGTGCCGTTGAGGGGTCGTTCAGGGGCGATGGTCACGCGGCCACTCCTTCACGGGGACGGATCATGTCGGTGCGGGCGAGCCCCTCGAGCGCCGCGGCGTACGCCGGATGCTGGGCCTCGGGGACGCCGGCAGCGACCAGCGCCGAGCGGACGTCGGGCTGGTCGGCGAGCGCCTGGACCACTGCCACCAGCTCGGGGCGCTTGAGGAACGTCAGCTTGCGGTTGCCGAAGTGGTAGGCGAGCGCGCCGAACGGCTCCGGGCGCAGCGCCACGGCGGGTGACAGGGTCCAGGGCTCGTCGAGCATCAGTAGACGCCGCACATGCCGTCGATGGAGACCTCTTCGATCAGGCTCTCGGCGGTCAGCGACTCCTCTGTCTGGGTCGGGTCCGCGGTGACGTCGGTGGTGTCGGTGCTGGCCTGGGGGGTCATATGTGTTCCTCTCTTCCCATGGGTGTGACGTGCGTCCCACCATAAGTGCACTCATGGTCATAATGGAAGTCATAGATTGCACCGCGCCATCAGGAGGCAGTCATGGCACGACCCGAGGCCACGAGCCACGCCGCGATCGAGCAGGCGGCGTTCGCACTCTTCCGCGAGCGCGGCTTCGAGGCGACCACGCTCGACGCGATCGCAGAGGCCGTCGGCGTAGGTCGCCGCACCCTGTTCCGCTACTACCAGTCCAAGAACGACATCCCCTGGGGACGGTTCGACCTGACCCTGGAGCGGTTCCGCGAGCTGCTCCGCACCACGCCCGACGACCTGGGGATCTACCCGGCCGTGGGGCGCGCCATCGTCGAGTTCAACCGGTTCCCCGCGGACGCCTCGCCCCCGCACGCGGAACGCATGCGACTGATCCTGCGAACCCCCGCCCTCCAGGCGCACTCCGCACTCCGGTACGCCGAGTGGCGCCGGGTGATCGCCGAGTACGCCGCGGCAGGCCTGGGCGTCGGGGTTGATGCCCTGGCGCCGCGCCTGCTCGGCCACGTGGGCCTCGCCCTCGCACTCACGGCGTACGAGACATGGCTCGACGACCCCGCCCGAGACGTCACCGACCTGCTCCAGGAGGGCGCGTCGACGCTCATGACGCTCACGACGTCCTGACGCCCGCGACTGCCGCCGACCCCGTTCCGAACCCAGCTCCCCCACATGGGTGACGCCCCTTGCATTTTCCATGGCCTGTGGTCAAGATCATACACATCAATCGAATAGATCGGTTGGCCACTCGGACAAGGGACGTCACTCATGAAGATCCAAGGAGCACTCCTGTGGGAGCCGGGCACCGGCTCGGGATGGTCGGTCGAGGAGATCGAGCTCGACCCGCCCAAGCACGGCGAGGCGACCGTCAAGCTCGCCGCCTCCGGCATCTGCCACAGCGACGACCACCTGGACACCGGCGACATCCCGCTGGACTGGGCCCCCATCCTCGGCGGCCACGAGGGCGCCGGCGTGGTGACCGAGCTCGGCGAGGGGGTCGACCACCTCGAGGTCGGCGACCACGTGGTGCTCTCGTTCCTGCCCAGCTGCGGCCGGTGCTCGATGTGCGTGAGCGGCCGCGCCAACATGTGCGACCTGGGTGCGGGCGTCCTCGCCGGCACCTCGCCCGACGGCACCCACCGGATCCACGCCCGCGGCCAGGGCGTCGGCGCGATGTCCTACCTGGGCACGTTCGCGCCGTACGTCACGGTGCCGACCAACGCCCTGGTCAAGATCGACAAGGACATCCCCCTCAAGAGCGCGTCCCTGATCGGCTGCGGCGTGCCCACCGGCTGGGGCTCCGCGGTCTACGCCGGCGAGGTGAAGCTCGGTGACACCGTCGTGGTCATCGGCACCGGCGGCGTCGGCATGAACGCCGTCCAGGGCGCCCGTCAGAAGGGGGCGAAGAACCTCGTCGCCGTCGAGCCGACCGAGCACAAGCGGGACCTCGCCAAGCAGCTCGGCGCCACCCACACCGCGGCCGGGCTGGAGGAGGCCAAGGAGGTCGTCGCGCACCTGACCAACGGGCAGGGCGCGGACGTCGTCATCATCACCGTCGGCGTGCTCACCCCGGAGTTCCTCCAGCCCGCCAACGAGATGACCCACCGCGGCGGCACCATCGTGGTCACCTCCGCGGCGCCGGTCACCCAGCGCGACATCCAGCTGGACCTCTGCACCTTCGCGATGTCGGGCAAGCGGATCCAGGGCACGCTCTACGGCACCACCAATGCCCAGAACGACATCCCGCTGATCGCCGACCTCTACCGCCGCGGGGAGCACAAGCTCGACGAGCTGATCACCAAGGAGTACCGGCTCGAGGACATCAACCAGGCCTTCCAGGACCTGCGCGACGGCAAGAACGTCCGCGGCGTCATCGTCTACGACGACTGAGTGTCGTGACGACGACACAGGACGAGCTCGACATCATCCGGGCCACCCACACCTACGCGCTCGGACTCGACACCTTCGAGCCCGAGCTTGCGCTCTCGGCCTTCGCCGAGGGCGCGGTGTGGGACGCCACGGCGGTCGGGCTGGAGCGCTACGAGGGCCTCGAGCAGATCCGGGAGTTCTTCGAGAACGACGCCAAGGCGATCGCCCGGCAGTTCCACATCCTCACCAACCACGTCGTGGACCTCCTCGACGCCGACCACGCGCAGGGCACCAACTACGTCTTCTCCGAGGGCGAGACGGTGGCCGGGGGGACGTTCAAGGCGATCGCCCTCAACCAGGACACCTACGTGCGCACCGAGCAGGGCTGGCGAATCGCCAGCCGGGTGATCAGCCCCCTGACCACACCGGAGATGGCGGGCTTCGCGGTATGACCGCCACCAGGCTCGGCCCCTCCGGCACCCGTGACGCCGACAAGCGGGTGATCACCGCCTACCTGGACGCCGTGGGCTCGCTGGCCGTCGACCGGGTGGCGCCGCTCTTCCACGACGAGGGACGAGTGCTGCTCCCCTACGCGCCCCTGGGGATCCCACGCGAGGTCGCGGGTCGGGAGGCGATCGAGGACTACTACGCCGCGCTGCCGGAGATGGTGGGCGCGCTCAACTTCTCGGGTTACGTGATCCGGGCGACCGAGGCACCCGGCGACTACGTCGCCGAGTACACCTCGGACGCCACCATGCGCGCCACAGGGGCGGCGTACCGCAACACCTACATCACCAAGGTGACCGTGACGAACGGGAAGATCATCGAGCTCACCGAGTTCTTCGATCCCGTCCGGCTGGTCGAGGCCATGGGCGGCGCGGTCGTGCCGCCCGAGACAGAGATCGAGGAAGTCCCATGAGCACTGGCACCATCAGGAGCTTCGACAAGCTCTTCATCGGCGGAAAGTGGGTCGAGCCCGCCACCGATCGCACGATCGACGTCATCTCCCCCATCACCGAGGAGGTCATCGCCACCGTCCCGGAGGCGAGCGAGGCCGACATCGACATGGCCGTCGCCGCTGCCCGCAGGGCGTTCGACGAGGGCCCGTGGCCGCGGATGAGCGCCGCCGAGCGGGCCGAGGTCCTGGCCCGGGTCGGCAAGGAAGTCGAGAACCGCCTGCCCGAGATGATCGAGGCGTTCACCGCCGAGATCGGTGCCCCTGCCGCGATCAGCGAGGCCTTCCACGGCAACGCGATCAAGATGTGGGGCGACGCCTCCACGCTGCACGAGCGCTTCGAGTTCGAGGAGGAGCGCACCTGGGCGGACGGCCACGGCAAGCTCGTCCGGGAGCCGATCGGCGTGGCAGCGGTGATCATCCCGTGGAACGGCCCGGTCGCCACCGCGTCGCTGAAGATCGGTCCGGCGCTGGCGGCCGGCT includes the following:
- the mftE gene encoding mycofactocin biosynthesis peptidyl-dipeptidase MftE; this translates as MTVGLAAATSRETIGARVVLVPVGSTEQHGPHLPLETDTLIATAVAEAVARRLGGPGEGVWVAPALSYGSSGEHQSFPGTTSIGTEALRFVVVELVRSLRTWVDRVVLVNAHGGNLVALRGAVDQLVGEGHAVQWVACATEEVDLHAGRTETSLLLHLAPHLVRLEMAEAGDCRPLSEILPTLVRGGVAAVSANGVLGDPTGATGDEGRTVLEAMVSDITGRLAAVLP
- the mftD gene encoding pre-mycofactocin synthase MftD (MftD, an enzyme found in the mycofactocin biosynthesis locus, performs an oxidative deamination of 3-amino-5-[(p-hydroxyphenyl)methyl]-4,4-dimethyl-2-pyrrolidinone (AHDP). The resulting compound, now called pre-mycofactocin (PMFT), is a biologically active redox cofactor that can oxidize the non-exchangeable NADH of TIGR03971 family SDR-type oxidoreductases.), which produces MRSIEKPEWLKNPWKQNPWFESVAVAQERARKRLPAPVYGALVAGSERGQTVGDNQAAFAEIGLAPHVAGQQAERSMTTEVLGHQISLPVLISPTGVQAVHPDGEVAVARAAASRGTLMGLSNFASKAVEEVTATGATTFFQMYWTGNRDVVVQRMQRAHAAGAVGLIATLDWSFSMGRDWGSPEIPEKVDLATMVRMAPKVVTKPRWLWEFGRTGQIPDLTAPNLAPPGGEAPTFFGAYYEWMTTPPPSWDDVAWMREQWSQISGGKPFMLKGVCRIDDALRARDAGAAAISVSNHGGNNLDGTPAAIRLVKPIADAVGSDLEVVMDGGIRRGSDVVKAVALGARAVMIGRAYLWGLAANGEQGVGNVLDVLRSGIDSALMGLGVSSIHEVTPEHLLVPEGFHRSAGGTPGGVSGARHAAGGTPGGVSGARHALEA
- the mftC gene encoding mycofactocin radical SAM maturase (MftC is a radical SAM/SPASM enzyme that catalyzes the first two steps in biosynthesis of the electron carrier mycofactocin from the terminal Val-Tyr dipeptide of the precursor peptide MftA.) codes for the protein MTIAPERPLNGTLVEQFELGLDAPICLTWELTYACNLECAHCLSSSGRRDPRELTTEQCEAVIDELQRMQVFYVNIGGGEPTIRPDFWHLLQYAVDHQVGVKFSTNGVRLTPERAAFLASPACNGYVDVQISLDGATAEVNDYVRGPGSYDTALTALQNLQDAGFSDAKISVVCTRQNIGQLDEFKALADRFGATLRLTRLRPSGRGADVWDELHPLPEQQRELYDWLMAHGEGVLTGDSFFHLAAFGEALPGLNLCGAGRVVCLIDPIGDVYACPFAIHDNFLAGNLLAEGGFKKVWQESDLFTELRSPQTGGACSSCQFFDACRGGCMAAKFFTGLPLDGPDPECVQGYGEAALEGERTIPAASQDHSKATPSRNQPVMLTLSRRPDMLLAPAAPPTSACAESPLAGFVPPPI
- the mftB gene encoding mycofactocin biosynthesis chaperone MftB (MftB, a small protein, is a peptide chaperone that assists the radical SAM enzyme MftC in performing two modifications to the C-terminal Val-Tyr dipeptide of the mycofactocin precursor peptide, MftA. MftB's role is analogous to the role of PqqD in the biosynthesis of PQQ, a cofactor that derives entirely from a Tyr and a Glu in the precursor PqqA.), with protein sequence MLDEPWTLSPAVALRPEPFGALAYHFGNRKLTFLKRPELVAVVQALADQPDVRSALVAAGVPEAQHPAYAAALEGLARTDMIRPREGVAA
- the mftA gene encoding mycofactocin precursor MftA (Mycofactocin is a small molecule electron carrier derived from the final two amino acids, Val-Tyr, of MftA, the mycofactocin precursor. It plays a role in redox homeostasis and the metabolism of alcohols and aldehydes in Actinobacteria, including Mycobacterium tuberculosis.) encodes the protein MTPQASTDTTDVTADPTQTEESLTAESLIEEVSIDGMCGVY
- the mftR gene encoding mycofactocin system transcriptional regulator (MftR, the mycofactocin system transcriptional regulator, is an uncharacterized TetR family DNA-binding transcription factor. Its role is inferred by context. It occurs as part of the biosynthesis locus for mycofactocin, a partially characterized electron carrier derived from the terminal Val-Tyr dipeptide of the precursor peptide MftA, through a radical SAM enzyme-mediated process.), translated to MARPEATSHAAIEQAAFALFRERGFEATTLDAIAEAVGVGRRTLFRYYQSKNDIPWGRFDLTLERFRELLRTTPDDLGIYPAVGRAIVEFNRFPADASPPHAERMRLILRTPALQAHSALRYAEWRRVIAEYAAAGLGVGVDALAPRLLGHVGLALALTAYETWLDDPARDVTDLLQEGASTLMTLTTS
- a CDS encoding NDMA-dependent alcohol dehydrogenase; this translates as MKIQGALLWEPGTGSGWSVEEIELDPPKHGEATVKLAASGICHSDDHLDTGDIPLDWAPILGGHEGAGVVTELGEGVDHLEVGDHVVLSFLPSCGRCSMCVSGRANMCDLGAGVLAGTSPDGTHRIHARGQGVGAMSYLGTFAPYVTVPTNALVKIDKDIPLKSASLIGCGVPTGWGSAVYAGEVKLGDTVVVIGTGGVGMNAVQGARQKGAKNLVAVEPTEHKRDLAKQLGATHTAAGLEEAKEVVAHLTNGQGADVVIITVGVLTPEFLQPANEMTHRGGTIVVTSAAPVTQRDIQLDLCTFAMSGKRIQGTLYGTTNAQNDIPLIADLYRRGEHKLDELITKEYRLEDINQAFQDLRDGKNVRGVIVYDD
- a CDS encoding nuclear transport factor 2 family protein, which translates into the protein MTTTQDELDIIRATHTYALGLDTFEPELALSAFAEGAVWDATAVGLERYEGLEQIREFFENDAKAIARQFHILTNHVVDLLDADHAQGTNYVFSEGETVAGGTFKAIALNQDTYVRTEQGWRIASRVISPLTTPEMAGFAV
- a CDS encoding nuclear transport factor 2 family protein, which encodes MTATRLGPSGTRDADKRVITAYLDAVGSLAVDRVAPLFHDEGRVLLPYAPLGIPREVAGREAIEDYYAALPEMVGALNFSGYVIRATEAPGDYVAEYTSDATMRATGAAYRNTYITKVTVTNGKIIELTEFFDPVRLVEAMGGAVVPPETEIEEVP